In Solidesulfovibrio carbinoliphilus subsp. oakridgensis, the sequence GGCCACGCCCGAAGCCCGGACCCGGGAACTGACCGCGCTCTTCCTGCGCCAGGCCGGACCCCTTTTTTCCAAGAACCCGCGCCTGTCCGTGGACCGGCTGGCCCTGACGCTCCCCTCCGGGACGGTCCATGCCTCGGCCTTTGTGGCCTATGCCGGGGAGGGACCGCTGCCGGCCAATCCCCTGGAATCGCTGGGCCGGTTTTCGGCCTCGGCCACGGCCCGGGCCCCCCGGGCCACCCTGGTCGAGATCCTGGCCGCCGCCGGCTCGGGCAATCCCGCCCTGGCCGGTCCGGCGGCCCGCGGCCAGGCCGAGGCGGTCCTCGAGGGCCTGGTGGCCCAGGGATTCGTGGTCCGAGAGGGCGACGGGCTCTTTACGGTCGCGGACTGGGACGGCAAGGCCCTGGTGGTCAACGGCCGGTCCCTCTTCCAGCTGCCGGACAGGCCCTGAGGAAAAGCCCATGGACCACGTGCGCGCCTTTGTCGGCATCCCCCTGCCGGAGGCCTGCCAGGACTTGGCCGCCGACCTCGGCCGGCGACTCGCCTCCCTGGCCTACGGGGCGGCCAGCCCGGTCAAGGCCGGCAATATCCATCTGACCTTGAAGTTTCTGGGCAACGTTCCCGTCGGCCTCGCCACCGGGGGGGCGGACGGCGGACCGGCCGGCCTTCCGGCCGTGGCCGAGGCCCTGGCCGGCATCCTTTTCGCCCCGTTCACCCTGCGCCTGGGAGGCGGCGGGTTTTTCCCGGGGCCGGCCCGGCCCCGGGTGGTCTGGGCGGCCCTGGCCGACGGGGCCGGGCCCTGCCACGCCCTGGCCCGGGCCGTGGAGGCGGCGCTTGCTCCCCTCGGCTTCGTCCCGGAACCAAAGCCCTTCACCGCCCACCTGACCCTGGCCCGGCTGCGGGAGCCGGGGCGCGGCGGCGACTGGCCGGAGATGCTGCGCCTTTTGGCCGCAGCCGGCTGGCCGACCGTGCCGGTCGGGTCGTTGACGCTGTGGCGGTCGGTCCTTGGACCGGCCGGAGCGCGCCACGAGGTCCTGGCCGCATTTCCGGCCACCGCGGCCTGACGATCCAAAAGAAAACGCCGCTCCGGGGAGAAGCGGCGTTTGGCAGCGGCGCGGGGTTCGGGCGGACAGGCCGCAGCAAGTCGCGGCCCGGCTCGGC encodes:
- the thpR gene encoding RNA 2',3'-cyclic phosphodiesterase — protein: MDHVRAFVGIPLPEACQDLAADLGRRLASLAYGAASPVKAGNIHLTLKFLGNVPVGLATGGADGGPAGLPAVAEALAGILFAPFTLRLGGGGFFPGPARPRVVWAALADGAGPCHALARAVEAALAPLGFVPEPKPFTAHLTLARLREPGRGGDWPEMLRLLAAAGWPTVPVGSLTLWRSVLGPAGARHEVLAAFPATAA